From a region of the Paenibacillus sp. FSL R10-2734 genome:
- the holA gene encoding DNA polymerase III subunit delta — MDAKTAIKEIKQGKISPLYLLYGSEKFRMNEFAALLEDQLIAKEDRDFAVIPFDLSETPVQAVVEEAETVPFMVERKLLLVRDASLFTAGKENAKLEHRIDILSDYLQHPVDFSVIVFMVNNDKLDERKKIVKTVKSVGTVLAFNPLGAEELLRWVEKGIRERGCAMAPGTAEILITNAGTGLQGLSAEMDKLCLFAGKGGTVNAEAVESLVHRGTEQNVFTLVEDIANLRLDKALDTLYELLKQREEPIKIAALIARQFRIILQVKDLSAHSYSQGQIASQIGLHPYAVKLAGEQAHKFSSERLRQILSALADLDYKMKTGAIDKVLGLELFMLRLAA, encoded by the coding sequence ATGGATGCCAAAACGGCGATAAAAGAAATCAAACAAGGGAAAATCTCACCGCTGTATCTTTTGTACGGCAGTGAAAAATTTCGAATGAATGAATTTGCGGCATTGCTGGAGGACCAGCTGATTGCCAAAGAGGATCGTGATTTCGCGGTTATTCCCTTTGATCTCTCTGAGACGCCGGTGCAGGCTGTGGTAGAAGAAGCCGAGACTGTACCCTTTATGGTAGAACGTAAATTATTGCTGGTGCGTGACGCATCGTTATTTACAGCGGGAAAAGAAAATGCCAAACTTGAGCATCGTATAGATATTTTAAGTGATTATTTGCAGCATCCTGTAGATTTCAGTGTGATCGTGTTTATGGTGAATAATGACAAGCTAGACGAGCGTAAGAAAATTGTGAAGACTGTTAAATCAGTGGGCACGGTATTAGCCTTCAACCCGCTCGGAGCAGAAGAGTTGCTGCGGTGGGTGGAGAAAGGAATTCGTGAGCGAGGTTGTGCGATGGCACCTGGCACGGCAGAGATTCTTATAACCAATGCAGGGACAGGTTTGCAGGGTTTATCTGCGGAAATGGACAAGCTTTGTTTATTCGCTGGTAAGGGCGGAACCGTAAATGCAGAAGCAGTAGAGAGTCTGGTGCACCGCGGAACGGAACAAAATGTGTTCACGCTCGTGGAAGATATCGCAAATCTGCGTCTGGATAAGGCGCTTGATACGCTATATGAGCTGTTGAAACAGCGGGAAGAACCCATCAAGATTGCTGCGCTGATTGCGCGGCAATTCCGAATTATTTTGCAGGTTAAGGATTTATCAGCTCATAGTTATTCGCAAGGTCAAATTGCCTCGCAAATCGGACTGCATCCTTATGCAGTTAAGCTTGCAGGGGAACAGGCCCATAAGTTCTCAAGTGAACGTCTGCGGCAAATTTTAAGTGCGCTGGCTGATCTGGATTATAAGATGAAGACAGGGGCTATAGATAAAGTCCTGGGTCTGGAGCTGTTTATGCTGCGGCTTGCCGCCTAA
- a CDS encoding zf-HC2 domain-containing protein: MKCAEVMEWMHRYLDQDLSQDEIVEMFRHIDNCPSCAEVFERLTLLSKELEQLPDVKPPFSLVDSILPQLAELDRSSREQSAVRTEEPVVVPFSRESSRGKSSKGTSMATRTGIGAIAAAVILGIAIFNMPDKMPGAEVEQMLQDSSKATSDSANNMAIESQAQASTSANSDEAAPADSGTDTGTFAAPPGDDNAALDRAMGPVDPASMPTPAETNAPSGGRSIPEASNGVKPNPTEKVMTPKPDTVTKVQTPDTSGGSNDRSKADKKEQPVEIDKGIAADSADPASPPVEDSLKISNDFGRGVMGFNISNDSNVQTWTSPDGQYAVEFAGLQLVIYKNSQDSVENRSAITSYPLEGNWVSGEWSADSSQFTYVTEKDGVSITKVYTVQEVGNTSSAPAASPSATPEITPTTSSTN, translated from the coding sequence ATGAAATGCGCGGAGGTGATGGAATGGATGCACCGCTATTTAGACCAAGATTTGAGCCAAGATGAGATTGTTGAGATGTTCCGTCATATCGATAATTGTCCTTCCTGCGCGGAAGTCTTTGAGCGGCTGACACTTCTCTCCAAAGAGTTGGAGCAGTTGCCAGACGTGAAACCCCCGTTTAGTCTGGTTGACTCTATTTTACCTCAGCTTGCAGAATTGGATCGAAGCAGTCGTGAACAAAGCGCTGTTAGAACCGAGGAGCCAGTTGTAGTTCCATTCTCACGTGAAAGCTCCCGCGGTAAATCTTCCAAGGGAACCTCTATGGCAACACGGACAGGCATTGGAGCTATTGCAGCTGCTGTTATATTAGGGATCGCTATTTTTAATATGCCGGATAAAATGCCTGGGGCAGAGGTAGAACAAATGCTGCAGGATAGTAGTAAAGCGACCAGCGATAGTGCTAATAATATGGCTATTGAATCGCAAGCTCAAGCTTCTACTTCTGCTAATTCAGATGAGGCTGCGCCTGCTGATAGTGGAACGGATACCGGGACTTTTGCGGCTCCACCGGGTGATGATAACGCTGCATTAGATAGAGCGATGGGGCCGGTAGACCCTGCGTCGATGCCTACTCCAGCAGAAACTAATGCTCCATCTGGAGGACGATCGATACCAGAAGCATCTAATGGTGTGAAGCCTAATCCTACTGAAAAGGTTATGACGCCGAAGCCAGATACTGTAACGAAAGTTCAAACTCCGGATACAAGTGGCGGCAGTAATGATCGGTCCAAAGCTGATAAGAAGGAACAACCCGTAGAGATCGATAAAGGCATCGCAGCGGATTCAGCTGATCCAGCGTCTCCACCTGTGGAGGATTCATTAAAGATTTCGAATGATTTCGGACGAGGAGTTATGGGCTTTAACATTTCAAATGATTCTAATGTGCAGACTTGGACCTCCCCTGATGGGCAGTATGCTGTTGAGTTTGCTGGGCTGCAGCTTGTTATTTATAAGAACTCACAAGACTCAGTGGAAAATAGGTCGGCAATAACTTCTTATCCATTAGAAGGAAATTGGGTGTCTGGTGAGTGGTCGGCGGACAGCTCGCAGTTCACTTATGTGACTGAGAAAGATGGTGTTAGTATTACCAAGGTGTACACTGTACAGGAAGTAGGGAATACCTCTTCTGCTCCAGCTGCTTCGCCTTCGGCAACACCAGAGATTACACCGACTACATCATCAACAAATTAA
- the gpr gene encoding GPR endopeptidase, whose product MEPDLRLYSVRTDLALEAKEMAQGPQRTPIPGVNEEVEESDGIKVTRLGVANAAGSQAIGRAIGNYVTLEVPALRNGDTGLQQKVAEVFAREFEDFLTRIGIGKDASVLIVGLGNWNVTPDSLGPLVVENALITRQFYELVPDQVSPGYRKVSAIAPGVLGLTGIESSEVVQGIVDRTKPDLIIAIDALASRSLERINTTIQIADIGIHPGSGIGNKRRGLTQEILGVPCVAIGVPTVCYASTIVNNVLEMMKNHFGQGAGHTKEIMGMLDDISEQERLSLVKEVLEPLGHDLIVTPKEIDEFIEGIANIVASGLNAALHDAVDPENVGAYTH is encoded by the coding sequence ATGGAACCGGATCTGCGGCTATATTCAGTGAGAACGGACTTGGCGCTAGAGGCAAAGGAAATGGCCCAAGGACCACAAAGGACGCCAATCCCTGGTGTGAACGAAGAAGTGGAAGAGTCAGATGGGATAAAAGTTACCCGTCTTGGTGTAGCTAATGCTGCCGGATCACAGGCGATAGGCCGCGCGATTGGGAATTATGTCACGCTTGAGGTACCAGCATTGCGCAATGGAGATACCGGCTTGCAGCAAAAAGTAGCTGAAGTCTTTGCTCGCGAATTTGAAGACTTCCTAACCAGAATTGGGATTGGTAAAGATGCATCTGTGCTGATCGTTGGACTTGGTAACTGGAATGTGACTCCAGATTCACTGGGTCCGCTAGTCGTGGAGAATGCGCTCATTACTCGCCAATTTTATGAGCTCGTGCCGGATCAGGTCTCTCCAGGCTATCGCAAGGTCAGTGCTATTGCTCCTGGGGTATTAGGATTGACAGGTATCGAGTCAAGTGAGGTTGTGCAGGGGATCGTAGATCGTACAAAGCCGGATCTCATCATCGCCATTGATGCGCTGGCATCCCGTTCGCTGGAACGGATCAATACGACGATTCAAATTGCCGATATCGGTATCCATCCTGGATCTGGGATTGGCAATAAGCGGCGCGGATTGACGCAGGAAATTCTGGGTGTCCCTTGTGTGGCCATCGGTGTTCCTACAGTTTGCTATGCTTCGACCATTGTAAATAATGTACTGGAGATGATGAAGAATCATTTCGGGCAAGGGGCTGGTCACACTAAGGAAATCATGGGGATGCTGGACGATATTTCCGAGCAGGAGCGATTGTCTCTAGTGAAGGAAGTGCTTGAGCCACTTGGACATGATTTGATCGTTACACCTAAGGAAATCGATGAATTTATTGAAGGCATCGCCAATATTGTAGCCAGTGGTCTAAATGCGGCTCTACATGATGCGGTCGATCCTGAGAATGTTGGCGCTTATACCCACTAA
- the rpsT gene encoding 30S ribosomal protein S20, producing MPNIKSAVKRVNTNEKRRALNASQKSALRTAVKTADVALTGTEVETAQAAFQAASKKLDKAVTKGLVHKNAAARKKSRLAKKLNALKAQA from the coding sequence ATGCCAAATATTAAATCCGCGGTTAAACGCGTAAACACGAACGAAAAACGCCGTGCACTGAACGCTTCCCAAAAATCCGCGCTTCGTACAGCTGTGAAAACTGCTGATGTAGCACTGACAGGTACGGAAGTTGAAACTGCTCAAGCTGCTTTCCAAGCTGCTTCCAAAAAGCTGGACAAGGCCGTAACTAAAGGTCTGGTTCATAAAAATGCGGCTGCCCGCAAAAAATCCCGCTTGGCGAAGAAATTGAACGCTCTTAAGGCTCAAGCCTAG
- a CDS encoding stage II sporulation protein P yields the protein MNKKWFQLWNIGRIRGRVLDALSLGRTMLLLAGGSLVFFMLLGAGGLAGQKLNSSPIPSMKGLAASLSSGFFMELLGMEVPHLPQGKEPSAFSGEKVTSFVFQLLTSVNPSDPKSLVSREVPGLAADDPFLLRKGSGGSTGAPVDYHPGTDELAEGGGEAVDPSVPNEVDKPEDTPTQQPEATIAPSPEPSGAAGGTDKSDPQNETDSTKDTSVKRILIYHSHPREAYNPLLGVANENPSSAVSSKNVMLVGSYITKRLEQRGIGTVHAKEDFLTKIADYNWNFSYKYSRMLVKSAMSANQEMSELIDIHRDSQRHGKTTAVIDGKSYAQVYFIIGHANKGWKKNEEFANKIHQTIEKSYPGISRGIWGKAAGKGNNGEYNQTLSPNSVLIEVGGIDNTAEELKRTADILADAIADVYWSSHDSEKVNATAPQKSNGAS from the coding sequence ATGAATAAAAAATGGTTTCAGCTTTGGAACATCGGCCGTATACGTGGAAGAGTGCTGGATGCTTTATCGCTGGGAAGAACGATGCTGCTGTTGGCCGGAGGTTCGCTAGTATTTTTTATGCTGCTTGGCGCTGGTGGATTGGCCGGACAGAAGTTGAACTCTTCACCCATTCCATCTATGAAGGGGCTTGCAGCCTCACTGTCGAGTGGATTTTTCATGGAGCTGTTGGGGATGGAGGTCCCCCATTTACCGCAAGGGAAAGAGCCTTCCGCTTTTTCAGGTGAAAAAGTAACATCCTTCGTATTTCAATTGCTGACCAGTGTGAATCCAAGTGATCCGAAGAGTCTAGTCTCTCGTGAAGTACCAGGCTTGGCAGCGGACGATCCATTTCTTTTGCGAAAAGGCTCAGGCGGCTCTACCGGAGCACCTGTTGATTATCATCCGGGAACGGATGAACTGGCTGAGGGTGGAGGGGAAGCGGTTGATCCATCTGTTCCAAATGAAGTGGACAAGCCTGAAGATACTCCAACACAGCAGCCTGAAGCGACTATAGCTCCGTCTCCTGAGCCATCAGGAGCTGCGGGAGGTACGGATAAGAGTGATCCGCAAAACGAGACAGATAGTACCAAGGACACTTCGGTTAAACGGATCCTTATCTATCATTCACATCCTCGGGAGGCCTATAACCCTCTGCTAGGAGTAGCGAACGAAAATCCAAGCTCGGCGGTTTCTTCTAAAAATGTAATGCTGGTAGGATCATATATTACGAAAAGATTGGAACAACGAGGGATTGGTACAGTTCATGCTAAAGAAGATTTTTTAACTAAAATTGCCGACTATAACTGGAATTTTTCCTATAAATACTCTCGCATGTTAGTTAAATCAGCGATGAGTGCAAATCAAGAAATGAGTGAACTTATCGACATTCACCGCGACTCGCAGCGTCATGGCAAAACAACTGCAGTAATTGATGGAAAAAGTTACGCTCAGGTGTATTTTATCATTGGACATGCGAATAAAGGTTGGAAGAAGAACGAAGAATTTGCGAACAAGATTCATCAAACGATTGAAAAGAGTTACCCAGGAATATCTCGCGGGATATGGGGAAAAGCTGCGGGTAAAGGAAACAACGGGGAGTACAACCAAACCCTCTCACCCAATAGCGTCTTGATTGAAGTGGGCGGAATTGATAATACTGCAGAGGAATTAAAGCGTACGGCTGATATTTTGGCAGATGCTATTGCAGATGTGTACTGGAGCAGTCATGACTCGGAGAAGGTAAATGCTACAGCACCCCAAAAGTCGAACGGAGCTTCCTAG
- the lepA gene encoding translation elongation factor 4, with translation MTDVQKRQQQIRNFSIIAHIDHGKSTLADRILEYTGALTTREMQEQVLDQMDLERERGITIKLQAVRLTYRADDGVDYYLNLIDTPGHVDFTYEVSRSLAACEGALLVVDAAQGIEAQTLANVYLALDNNLEILPVLNKIDLPNADPDRVKQEIEDVIGLDTSEAVMASAKAGIGIKEILEQVVKQVPAPSGNSEEPLKALIFDSHYDPYKGVIVYVRVMDGKIRAGSKIKMMATEKTFEVIEVGAFMPRMTIVDELNIGDVGFIVAGIKHVGDTRVGDTVTDAKNPTAEPLPGYRKINPMVYCGLYPIETSDYNDLREALEKLQLNDASLSFEPESSSALGFGFRCGFLGLLHMEIIQERIEREFNLPLITTAPSVIYRIMLTNGEMIQIDNPSHYPEIGTIDYIEEPYVKAAIIVPNDFVGTVMELCQNKRGEFVNMEYLDTNRVTITYEIPLSEIVYDFFDQLKSGTKGYASYDYEICGYRRSNLVKMDILLNNEQVDALSFIVHRDRAYNRGRIICEKLRGIIPRQMFEVPIQASVGTKVVARETVKAMRKNVLAKCYGGDISRKRKLLEKQKEGKKRMKQVGSVEVPQEAFMAVLKIDE, from the coding sequence ATGACTGACGTTCAGAAAAGACAACAACAAATTCGCAATTTCTCGATTATTGCACATATAGACCATGGCAAATCGACACTAGCTGACCGCATTTTAGAATACACGGGGGCACTAACCACGCGTGAAATGCAGGAGCAGGTACTCGATCAGATGGATCTGGAGCGCGAACGCGGTATCACAATTAAGCTGCAAGCCGTGCGTCTAACCTATCGTGCAGACGATGGAGTAGACTACTATCTCAACCTGATTGATACACCGGGACACGTCGATTTCACTTATGAGGTCTCCCGCAGTCTTGCAGCATGCGAAGGTGCGCTGCTCGTAGTAGATGCGGCACAAGGGATTGAAGCACAGACGCTTGCCAATGTGTATCTTGCGCTGGATAACAACCTGGAGATTCTACCTGTGCTCAACAAAATTGATCTACCAAACGCTGACCCAGATCGGGTAAAGCAGGAGATTGAGGATGTTATCGGGCTGGATACCAGTGAAGCGGTAATGGCTTCTGCTAAAGCCGGCATTGGGATCAAGGAAATTCTGGAGCAAGTGGTGAAGCAGGTTCCTGCGCCATCCGGTAATTCAGAAGAGCCGCTTAAAGCGTTGATCTTTGACTCTCATTACGATCCTTACAAAGGCGTTATCGTCTATGTGCGCGTAATGGACGGGAAGATCCGTGCGGGATCGAAGATTAAGATGATGGCAACTGAGAAGACCTTCGAGGTTATTGAAGTTGGCGCATTTATGCCGCGTATGACCATTGTCGATGAGCTGAATATCGGTGATGTTGGCTTTATCGTAGCTGGGATCAAGCATGTTGGAGATACCCGTGTCGGTGATACTGTCACTGACGCAAAGAATCCTACTGCTGAGCCGCTTCCAGGTTATCGTAAGATTAACCCAATGGTGTACTGTGGTTTGTATCCGATTGAAACCTCCGATTATAACGATCTTCGTGAGGCCCTTGAGAAGCTTCAGCTTAACGATGCTTCGCTAAGCTTTGAGCCGGAAAGCTCAAGCGCGCTAGGATTTGGTTTCCGTTGCGGATTCCTTGGACTCTTGCATATGGAGATCATTCAAGAGCGGATTGAGCGCGAGTTCAATTTGCCGCTGATCACAACAGCACCGAGTGTTATTTATCGAATTATGCTGACGAATGGCGAAATGATTCAAATCGACAACCCGTCACATTATCCGGAAATCGGAACGATTGACTACATTGAAGAGCCATATGTTAAAGCAGCCATCATTGTGCCTAACGACTTTGTAGGTACCGTAATGGAGCTGTGCCAGAACAAACGTGGTGAGTTCGTAAATATGGAGTATCTTGATACGAATCGTGTAACGATTACTTACGAGATTCCACTGTCTGAAATCGTTTATGATTTCTTTGATCAGTTGAAATCAGGTACAAAAGGTTACGCATCCTACGACTATGAAATTTGCGGGTACCGTCGTTCGAATCTGGTCAAGATGGATATCTTGCTTAACAATGAGCAGGTTGATGCCTTGTCCTTTATCGTTCACCGTGATCGTGCGTACAACCGCGGACGTATCATTTGTGAGAAACTGCGTGGCATTATCCCTCGCCAAATGTTCGAAGTGCCGATTCAAGCCTCTGTGGGTACGAAGGTAGTTGCGCGTGAGACCGTTAAGGCGATGCGCAAGAACGTACTTGCCAAATGTTACGGCGGCGATATTTCACGTAAGCGGAAGCTGCTCGAGAAACAAAAAGAAGGTAAGAAACGCATGAAGCAAGTCGGTAGCGTAGAGGTACCACAAGAAGCGTTCATGGCTGTTCTTAAGATTGACGAGTAA
- a CDS encoding LamG-like jellyroll fold domain-containing protein, which translates to MQTKRVMRQSVATMFIFLIMLSSLSTVWAAGSVEERASLTFSPNDYALMDKSVEKIPTTAEVMVKLSPNINTRQVIIGNYKDGSQNSWSLELTADNRLRYWEQYKDASGVQRSISDLYVTGVDVATDEWMQLSVVRNIANKKIEVYKNGAKAFERAVTYIAPDNTASTLPMYVGTDYRKSMWLNGEISEIRLWNTARTPEEISQYTSTKLTGAEQGLAHAWRLHSDNISPSTIFSDLVNTNPIKITAEGFEAKIVGGEVDYSHTFSASGVSFASSDVQLAMKNKLPAVPRTIETMVKLPKDLKVAGGVVVGNYMNAGYYDYDLPYFNFEVTAKGEPRLYWKKKGVIQDTVISGVDLRQDKWVHVAMTFDDLKDEVKLVINGNLIATVPNNTFQPDTPAQPLKIGGDYRFGNNQYFKGEIANVRLWSTVRTVEEIAANMEVEPTNSTALLGSWKLDAVANGVYADISSNGNDVSTFADWIEPNFAKGDYSMVVLPDTQFLTESYANKYYEMMDWIKENKSMYNIQAVMSLGDIVNTPSSATQWQVAQNGFNVLDNLVPYTLLPGNHDMSMNLDRTAVNYNKYFPYSKFSQLSHFGGAYKEGYMDNVYYYVTVGDREYMIFSVAFAPTADILEWADKQIAAHPEKNVIITTHSYMYWNGEQLSNKYTDYPSKYISDAKDADVFWNEVVSKHKNVNLVLSGHIGYPDLVNRTDTGINGNTVNQMLADAQGLDASDGGYAMLMMLTFHNDSNQVDVNWYSSDKDKLYRDRNQFSIEMEHVKTLKSVESLSVIQATYGTAKEDINLPKTISVQLSNGEQIDVPVTWNSETYDATTEGTYLFTGTLAILNDVFNPKNITASIFVTVENEDTGGTTPGENPGTGGGTTPGENPGTGGGTTPGENPGTGGGTTPGENPGTGGGTTPGENPGTGGGTTPGENPGTGGGTMPGENPGTGGGTTPGGNPSTGGGVTTVGSSTIGSVVTSNQAEGEKETSSTEKSTLGNGAKVDKVTDNKTGDVQMTITGKDGTVTLVNIPKSSADVTAKITLPSGVNHAVVSIPVTNPLAGTVAVIVKADGSEEVIKTSVINNGILYVPVDGSVTIKIVNRNQSFADIQNDLWYSEAVAFATSHDLFTGTSDTTFNPDNLMTRGMLVTVLQRLSNGKAEESAQFTDVMSGHYFVDAVAWASENGIVSGTGNGKFAPNDNITREQLAAILYRYAGASATSASDVQLTYSDSDRVSEWAQDAMNWAVKSGLISGKGNGLLDPTGGATRAEVAQIILRYCKYVMNTEA; encoded by the coding sequence ATGCAAACAAAACGTGTGATGAGACAAAGTGTAGCAACGATGTTTATTTTTCTAATCATGTTGTCTTCACTAAGTACGGTATGGGCTGCTGGCTCTGTTGAAGAGCGTGCAAGCTTAACATTTTCACCAAACGACTATGCTTTGATGGACAAATCAGTAGAGAAAATTCCGACAACAGCAGAAGTAATGGTCAAGTTGAGTCCAAATATAAATACAAGACAAGTCATTATTGGTAACTATAAAGATGGTTCTCAGAACAGCTGGTCGTTAGAGCTTACTGCTGACAATCGGCTTCGGTATTGGGAACAATACAAGGATGCGTCAGGTGTGCAAAGAAGTATTTCTGATTTATATGTAACGGGTGTGGATGTGGCGACTGATGAGTGGATGCAGCTCTCTGTTGTACGAAACATTGCCAATAAGAAAATTGAAGTTTATAAGAATGGGGCAAAAGCTTTTGAACGTGCAGTTACTTATATTGCTCCAGATAACACGGCTTCAACGTTACCTATGTATGTGGGCACGGATTACAGGAAGAGCATGTGGTTAAATGGAGAAATTTCTGAGATTCGTCTTTGGAACACTGCTCGCACGCCGGAAGAAATTAGCCAATATACATCAACTAAGTTGACTGGCGCAGAACAAGGGCTGGCTCACGCTTGGAGACTGCACAGTGACAACATTTCTCCTTCGACAATTTTCAGTGATCTGGTAAATACCAATCCAATTAAGATTACAGCAGAGGGATTTGAAGCGAAAATTGTTGGAGGTGAGGTTGATTACTCGCACACATTTAGTGCGTCTGGTGTAAGCTTTGCAAGCAGCGATGTACAACTAGCTATGAAGAATAAATTGCCAGCTGTCCCAAGGACGATTGAAACCATGGTCAAGCTGCCGAAGGATTTAAAGGTTGCTGGCGGCGTTGTTGTGGGGAATTATATGAACGCAGGGTATTATGACTATGATTTGCCTTATTTCAATTTTGAGGTTACTGCAAAAGGTGAACCAAGATTATATTGGAAGAAGAAAGGCGTTATTCAAGATACAGTAATTTCTGGTGTGGACTTGCGCCAGGATAAATGGGTACATGTCGCGATGACGTTCGATGATTTAAAGGACGAAGTTAAGCTTGTTATTAATGGTAATCTTATAGCGACTGTCCCTAATAATACGTTCCAACCAGACACCCCTGCCCAACCGCTTAAAATCGGTGGCGATTATCGGTTCGGTAACAATCAATATTTTAAAGGGGAGATTGCAAATGTTCGTCTATGGTCAACAGTCCGTACTGTAGAAGAAATTGCGGCAAATATGGAAGTTGAACCGACGAATTCAACGGCTTTATTAGGTAGTTGGAAACTGGATGCGGTAGCGAACGGTGTTTATGCAGACATCTCCTCAAATGGAAACGATGTATCAACATTCGCCGATTGGATTGAACCAAATTTTGCAAAGGGCGATTACAGCATGGTCGTTCTGCCTGATACGCAATTTTTGACGGAGTCTTATGCTAATAAATACTACGAGATGATGGACTGGATTAAAGAAAATAAGTCTATGTATAATATTCAGGCTGTAATGAGTTTGGGGGATATTGTCAATACACCTAGCAGTGCGACGCAATGGCAGGTCGCCCAGAATGGTTTTAACGTGTTAGATAATCTTGTTCCCTATACCCTTCTGCCTGGTAATCATGATATGTCGATGAATTTGGATCGTACGGCAGTGAACTACAATAAGTACTTTCCGTACTCCAAGTTCTCGCAATTGTCCCACTTCGGTGGTGCGTATAAAGAAGGATACATGGATAATGTGTACTACTACGTTACAGTTGGTGATCGGGAGTATATGATATTCAGTGTGGCCTTTGCGCCGACGGCTGATATTCTAGAATGGGCTGATAAGCAGATCGCGGCGCATCCAGAGAAGAATGTAATTATAACAACGCACTCGTATATGTACTGGAACGGTGAACAATTGTCCAATAAGTATACTGACTACCCGTCTAAATATATTAGTGATGCTAAAGATGCTGATGTATTCTGGAATGAGGTTGTGAGCAAACATAAGAATGTCAATCTTGTTTTGTCTGGTCATATTGGCTATCCTGACTTGGTAAACCGCACGGACACTGGTATTAATGGGAATACTGTTAATCAAATGCTGGCAGATGCGCAAGGGCTGGATGCCTCAGATGGTGGATATGCCATGCTCATGATGTTAACTTTCCATAATGACAGTAATCAAGTCGATGTGAATTGGTATTCTAGCGATAAAGACAAATTATATCGAGACAGAAATCAGTTCTCCATTGAAATGGAGCATGTGAAGACACTAAAGTCGGTTGAGAGCTTGTCAGTTATTCAGGCTACTTATGGAACGGCTAAAGAAGATATCAACTTGCCAAAGACGATATCTGTGCAGCTAAGTAATGGCGAGCAGATAGACGTACCGGTGACTTGGAACAGCGAAACGTATGACGCCACTACTGAGGGGACATATTTGTTTACTGGGACGCTTGCGATTCTAAATGACGTTTTTAATCCGAAAAATATAACAGCATCCATTTTTGTTACTGTAGAAAATGAGGATACTGGAGGAACAACGCCAGGTGAAAATCCGGGAACTGGAGGAGGAACAACGCCAGGTGAAAATCCGGGAACTGGAGGAGGAACAACGCCAGGTGAAAATCCGGGAACCGGAGGAGGAACAACGCCAGGTGAAAATCCGGGAACTGGAGGAGGAACGACGCCAGGCGAGAATCCGGGAACTGGAGGAGGAACAACGCCGGGTGAAAATCCGGGAACTGGAGGAGGAACGATGCCAGGCGAGAATCCGGGAACTGGAGGAGGAACGACGCCGGGTGGCAATCCATCCACAGGTGGAGGCGTAACTACCGTTGGAAGTTCGACCATAGGTAGTGTCGTAACTTCTAATCAAGCCGAAGGTGAAAAAGAGACGAGTAGCACCGAAAAAAGCACGTTGGGAAATGGTGCTAAAGTTGATAAGGTGACAGATAACAAAACTGGCGACGTCCAGATGACGATTACCGGTAAAGACGGCACGGTGACTCTAGTAAATATACCTAAATCATCAGCTGATGTTACTGCTAAGATCACACTTCCTTCTGGAGTGAACCATGCAGTTGTATCCATTCCGGTGACGAATCCATTAGCTGGAACAGTCGCGGTTATAGTAAAAGCTGACGGAAGTGAGGAAGTAATCAAAACATCTGTAATTAATAATGGCATTCTATATGTACCAGTCGATGGAAGTGTAACTATTAAAATAGTGAATCGCAATCAATCGTTTGCGGATATTCAGAATGATCTCTGGTATTCAGAAGCAGTAGCGTTTGCTACAAGTCATGATTTGTTTACGGGAACAAGTGATACCACCTTTAATCCCGACAATCTGATGACACGGGGGATGTTAGTAACTGTGCTCCAGAGATTATCTAACGGTAAAGCAGAGGAGTCGGCTCAATTCACGGATGTAATGTCTGGACACTACTTCGTTGACGCAGTAGCTTGGGCTTCTGAGAATGGAATTGTTTCTGGAACTGGTAATGGAAAGTTTGCGCCGAATGACAATATCACTCGTGAGCAGCTAGCTGCTATTCTCTATCGCTATGCAGGTGCATCCGCAACCAGCGCTAGTGATGTGCAACTAACATATTCTGATAGTGATAGAGTGTCTGAATGGGCTCAGGATGCAATGAATTGGGCTGTGAAGTCAGGGCTAATCTCTGGAAAAGGAAATGGGCTGCTAGATCCTACTGGAGGGGCAACACGCGCGGAAGTTGCACAGATCATATTGCGTTATTGTAAATATGTGATGAATACAGAGGCTTAA